Proteins co-encoded in one Gemmatimonadaceae bacterium genomic window:
- a CDS encoding Gldg family protein gives MMARIWTIARREVKALFDHPTGYVLLVVFVAVNNFLYFRNAYLLGVASLRSMFDLLPWMFLFFVPAVAMRTLAEDNRSGVLELVLAQPVTELELLLGKFAGAVLFLWIGLALTLPVPVGLMLGARVQWGPIVAQYAGAALLAMGLAGVGVWASSLTRSQITAFILAVAVMFVLTLFGLDPLIVGLPPTLGAIAARVGVLSHFQNIGRGVIDLRDAVYFFSLAGVFLALAYGALLGRKLARAGETRRRLRLGVGLVTAIVIVVNLLGSYIDGRLDLTPGHEYTLSSGTRQIVGHLDDIVTIKEFASDALPASISLLKRDVDDLLSDIRSAGHGKIRVVAQDPSRNKSAANDAQALGIAPVQFNVVGNASLQVKQGYLGLAIQYQGKTATIPFVSRTSDLEYRLAAAIRSLTRANKPVVGLVNASSGPDASLNDFQHELSKSYDVRPFTLADTAQPAADVKTVILIGGPDSLPPAARARYAAFLARGGSALVMTSGMLPSPQMPMAMPQPVAWNALLAPFGVSIPANMVYDLASNEIIPVPSSVGQVLTRYPFFVHAQPVGRAVAAQDVSDIMLTWASSVDTTGAKQAAETITPLFVSSRDAGIASGATSIDPSRTFPQDSLGTRLLAVQVVPRAEGKGPAPGRLIVVGNTDFISDRIEQHSPENLTFALNAVDWLSQDDALISIRSKDRSPPTLAFTSAATRNGVKYANVIGVPVLIMVAGLMVMERRRRKTREPYRPLAAAAGEAA, from the coding sequence ATGATGGCGCGCATCTGGACGATCGCGCGCCGCGAGGTGAAGGCGCTGTTCGACCACCCCACGGGCTACGTGCTGCTGGTGGTGTTCGTGGCCGTCAACAACTTCCTGTACTTCCGCAACGCGTATCTGCTGGGCGTGGCCAGTCTGCGCTCGATGTTCGATCTGCTGCCGTGGATGTTCCTGTTCTTCGTGCCGGCGGTGGCCATGCGCACGTTGGCCGAGGACAACCGGAGCGGCGTGCTGGAGTTGGTGCTGGCGCAGCCGGTGACCGAGCTGGAGTTGCTGCTGGGCAAGTTCGCGGGGGCGGTACTGTTCCTGTGGATCGGGCTGGCGCTCACGCTGCCGGTTCCGGTGGGGCTGATGCTGGGCGCCCGGGTGCAGTGGGGGCCGATCGTGGCCCAGTACGCCGGCGCGGCGCTGTTGGCGATGGGGCTGGCCGGCGTGGGCGTGTGGGCGTCGAGCCTCACACGCAGCCAGATCACGGCGTTCATCCTCGCCGTGGCCGTGATGTTCGTGCTCACGCTGTTCGGGCTCGATCCGCTCATCGTCGGATTGCCGCCCACGCTGGGCGCGATCGCGGCGCGGGTGGGCGTGTTGTCGCACTTCCAGAACATCGGGCGCGGCGTGATCGATCTGCGCGACGCGGTCTACTTCTTCTCGCTGGCCGGCGTGTTCCTGGCGCTGGCGTACGGGGCGCTGCTGGGCCGTAAGCTGGCGCGGGCGGGCGAGACGCGGCGCCGCCTGCGGCTGGGCGTCGGCCTCGTGACGGCGATCGTGATCGTGGTGAACCTGCTCGGCAGCTACATCGACGGCCGCCTGGATCTCACGCCGGGGCACGAGTACACGCTGTCGTCCGGCACGCGGCAGATCGTGGGCCACCTGGACGACATCGTCACGATCAAGGAATTCGCGTCCGACGCACTGCCGGCGAGCATCTCGCTGCTCAAGCGCGACGTGGACGACCTGCTGAGCGACATCCGGTCGGCGGGGCACGGCAAGATTCGCGTGGTGGCGCAGGATCCGAGCCGCAACAAGAGCGCCGCCAACGACGCCCAGGCGCTGGGCATCGCGCCCGTGCAGTTCAACGTGGTGGGCAACGCCTCGCTGCAGGTGAAGCAGGGCTATCTGGGCCTGGCCATCCAGTACCAGGGCAAGACGGCCACGATTCCGTTCGTGAGCCGGACCAGCGACCTGGAGTACCGGCTGGCGGCGGCGATCCGTTCGCTGACCCGCGCCAACAAACCCGTGGTGGGGCTGGTCAATGCGTCGAGCGGCCCGGATGCGTCGCTCAACGACTTCCAGCACGAACTGTCCAAGTCGTACGACGTGCGTCCGTTCACCCTGGCCGACACGGCGCAACCGGCGGCGGACGTGAAGACGGTGATCCTCATCGGCGGCCCCGACTCGCTGCCCCCTGCGGCGCGCGCGCGGTATGCCGCGTTCCTGGCCCGCGGTGGCAGCGCGCTCGTGATGACCAGCGGCATGCTGCCGTCGCCGCAGATGCCGATGGCGATGCCGCAGCCGGTGGCGTGGAACGCGCTGTTGGCGCCGTTCGGCGTGTCGATTCCCGCCAACATGGTGTACGATCTCGCGTCCAACGAGATCATCCCGGTGCCGTCGTCGGTGGGGCAGGTGCTCACGCGGTATCCGTTCTTCGTGCACGCGCAGCCCGTGGGCCGGGCGGTGGCGGCGCAGGACGTGAGCGACATCATGCTCACCTGGGCGAGCAGCGTGGACACGACGGGCGCCAAGCAGGCGGCGGAGACGATCACGCCGCTGTTCGTGTCGAGCCGCGACGCGGGCATCGCGAGCGGCGCGACGTCCATCGATCCCTCGCGCACCTTCCCGCAGGACAGCCTGGGCACGCGGCTGCTCGCCGTGCAGGTGGTGCCCAGGGCCGAGGGCAAGGGGCCGGCGCCCGGCCGGCTGATCGTGGTGGGCAACACCGACTTCATCTCCGATCGCATCGAGCAGCACTCGCCGGAGAACCTCACGTTCGCGCTCAACGCCGTGGACTGGCTGTCGCAGGACGACGCGCTGATCTCCATCCGGTCCAAGGACCGCAGCCCGCCCACGCTGGCATTCACCAGCGCGGCCACGCGCAATGGCGTGAAGTACGCCAACGTGATCGGCGTGCCGGTGCTGATCATGGTGGCGGGCCTGATGGTGATGGAGCGCCGGCGGCGGAAGACGCGGGAACCCTATCGGCCGCTGGCCGCGGCGGCGGGAGAAGCGGCATGA
- a CDS encoding ATP-binding cassette domain-containing protein, with product MSLLSLERVSKRFDGLTAVDGVSFTVDRGQVVGFLGPNGAGKSTTMRMITQIFEPDGGEIRFDGVPLSQAGRDAKRRIGFLPENNPLYGEMLVTEYLDFVARLRELAGQERSRAIDEAVASTGIEPVFHRPIGELSKGYKQRVGLAAAILHRPDLLILDEPTEGLDPNQRVEIRHLIAHLGRERTVMLSTHVLPEVQHTCSRLLIINQGRLVADGSVDELVSRATAGVRVTIEASGADVGRRVSGLSGVRDVEVQDAPRGRVRVSVSASGDTDLRPHIFEMAKAEGWTLYELHQETGSLEDLFRQLTHGDGAAAPAAERAEAAA from the coding sequence ATGTCGCTCCTCTCGCTCGAGCGCGTGTCCAAGCGCTTCGACGGCCTGACGGCGGTGGACGGGGTGTCGTTCACGGTCGATCGCGGGCAGGTGGTGGGATTTCTCGGTCCCAACGGCGCCGGCAAGTCCACCACCATGCGGATGATCACGCAGATCTTCGAGCCCGACGGCGGGGAGATCCGATTCGACGGCGTGCCGCTGAGCCAGGCCGGTCGCGACGCCAAGCGCCGCATCGGATTCCTGCCCGAGAACAACCCGCTGTACGGCGAGATGCTCGTGACCGAGTATCTGGATTTCGTGGCGCGGTTGCGCGAACTGGCGGGCCAGGAGCGATCGCGCGCGATCGACGAAGCCGTGGCGTCCACCGGCATCGAGCCCGTGTTCCACCGGCCGATCGGCGAGCTGTCCAAGGGCTACAAGCAGCGCGTGGGGCTGGCGGCGGCCATCCTGCACCGGCCCGACCTGCTCATCCTGGACGAGCCCACCGAGGGGCTGGATCCCAATCAGCGCGTGGAGATCCGCCATCTGATCGCGCATCTGGGACGCGAACGCACGGTGATGCTGTCCACGCACGTGCTCCCCGAGGTGCAGCACACCTGCTCGCGGCTGCTGATCATCAATCAGGGGCGGCTGGTGGCCGACGGGTCGGTGGACGAGTTGGTGAGCCGGGCCACGGCGGGGGTGCGGGTGACGATCGAGGCGTCGGGCGCCGACGTGGGCCGCCGGGTGAGCGGGCTCTCCGGCGTGCGCGACGTGGAGGTGCAGGACGCGCCGCGCGGCCGCGTGCGGGTGAGCGTGTCGGCGTCGGGCGACACCGATCTGCGCCCGCACATCTTCGAGATGGCCAAGGCCGAAGGGTGGACGCTCTACGAGTTGCACCAGGAGACGGGCAGCCTCGAGGATCTGTTCCGGCAGCTGACGCACGGCGACGGGGCGGCGGCGCCGGCGGCGGAACGCGCGGAGGCGGCGGCATGA